The following coding sequences lie in one Miscanthus floridulus cultivar M001 chromosome 9, ASM1932011v1, whole genome shotgun sequence genomic window:
- the LOC136482574 gene encoding MEIOTIC F-BOX protein MOF-like isoform X2 produces MEPEDAFRKRARASGVVGGTSAGGPDRLSSLPDCLLHTIMSSLKARQVVQTSVLSTRWRHLWRSVPCLDIDFDEFSNTAPASDVFDSNESDDDTSDSDSDNWHNHKDWEHVTKYKDWEDFEDFAVTLMRSCNIAQLDSFRLHVVQSRAPEFGNRVAAGWLRRAMKYCTPDRASYQGLSSGSWRLKRLHLCHVLLDNNFLKRVSSVCSSLEDLELDDCSCQIQSITSHSLKTLVLKKCRWRNLSEIISPTLKTLVIDGGSNTDACVLVILAPALAYLHLAMHIALFCGGVSLNVVPSVAKALIHLWGHRHRSVRSKIGGDQFKLLCCISNSTNLELSGVGTTVLGKGPRFQEFKNLRNLLLDKTDLSDDFKTLVFFLQSSPILEKLTLRHCLFPEYSNKKKGTPILNKTSSSELHGLDLLCENLKAFYVASHLMVHVEFMCTL; encoded by the exons ATGGAGCCTGAGGATGCCTTCAGGAAGCGCGCCCGCGCAAGTGGTGTCGTCGGCGGAACCTCGGCCGGCGGCCCGGACCGGCTGAGCTCTCTGCCGGACTGCCTCCTCCATACCATCATGTCCTCCTTGAAAGCCCGGCAGGTGGTCCAGACAAGCGTTCTGTCCACACGGTGGAGGCACCTCTGGCGCTCGGTGCCGTGCCTCGACATCGACTTTGATGAGTTCAGCAACACGGCGCCCGCTTCTGACGTCTTCGATAGCAACGAGAGCGACGATGATACCTCTGATTCCGACAGTGATAACTGGCACAACCACAAGGACTGGGAGCACGTCACCAAGTACAAGGACTGGGAGGATTTTGAGGATTTTGCCGTGACCCTGATGCGCAGCTGTAACATTGCACAGTTGGATTCATTCCGGCTGCATGTTGTCCAAAGCCGAGCACCGGAGTTTGGCAATAGAGTGGCAGCAGGATGGCTCCGTCGTGCCATGAAATACTGCACGCCAGATCGTGCCAGTTATCAGGGATTGAGCTCCGGTTCCTGGCGACTCAAAAGGCTGCATCTCTGCCATGTACTTCTTGATAATAATTTTCTGAAGCGTGTTAGTTCAGTGTGCTCCTCTTTGGAGGATTTGGAGCTGGACGATTGCAGTTGTCAAATTCAGTCAATCACCTCCCACTCGCTGAAGACCCTGGTTCTGAAAAAATGTCGATGGCGCAATCTTTCTGAGATTATATCGCCCACACTGAAGACATTGGTTATTGATGGCGGCTCAAATACTGATGCCTGTGTGCTTGTTATCTTGGCCCCTGCTCTTGCATATCTGCATCTGGCTATGCATATTGCCCTCTTTTGTGGTGGTGTTTCATTAAACGTGGTGCCATCCGTTGCCAAGGCATTGATTCATCTATGGGGTCACAGACATCGTTCTGTCAGAAGTAAAATTGGTGGCGATCAATTCAAGCTTCTCTGTTGCATATCTAATTCGACAAATTTAGAATTGTCGGGTGTTGGGACAACA GTGCTCGGTAAGGGACCCAGATTCCAAGAATTCAAGAACCTGAGGAACTTATTGCTGGACAAAACTGATCTTAGTGATGACTTCAAGACATTGGTGTTCTTTCTTCAGAGTTCTCCTATTCTTGAGAAACTCACTTTGCGTCACTGCTTG TTCCCAGAATATTCTAACAAAAAAAAGGGAACGCCCATACTCAACAAGACCTCATCTTCTGAGCTCCATGGACTGGATTTGCTGTGCGAGAACCTCAAG GCCTTCTATGTGGCTTCTCACCTAATGGTTCATGTGGAATTTATGTGCACATTATAG
- the LOC136482574 gene encoding MEIOTIC F-BOX protein MOF-like isoform X1 — MEPEDAFRKRARASGVVGGTSAGGPDRLSSLPDCLLHTIMSSLKARQVVQTSVLSTRWRHLWRSVPCLDIDFDEFSNTAPASDVFDSNESDDDTSDSDSDNWHNHKDWEHVTKYKDWEDFEDFAVTLMRSCNIAQLDSFRLHVVQSRAPEFGNRVAAGWLRRAMKYCTPDRASYQGLSSGSWRLKRLHLCHVLLDNNFLKRVSSVCSSLEDLELDDCSCQIQSITSHSLKTLVLKKCRWRNLSEIISPTLKTLVIDGGSNTDACVLVILAPALAYLHLAMHIALFCGGVSLNVVPSVAKALIHLWGHRHRSVRSKIGGDQFKLLCCISNSTNLELSGVGTTVLGKGPRFQEFKNLRNLLLDKTDLSDDFKTLVFFLQSSPILEKLTLRHCLFPEYSNKKKGTPILNKTSSSELHGLDLLCENLKVEIIYGYGYGPHLIRLLRRVSVNLSKNNIKLTKVN; from the exons ATGGAGCCTGAGGATGCCTTCAGGAAGCGCGCCCGCGCAAGTGGTGTCGTCGGCGGAACCTCGGCCGGCGGCCCGGACCGGCTGAGCTCTCTGCCGGACTGCCTCCTCCATACCATCATGTCCTCCTTGAAAGCCCGGCAGGTGGTCCAGACAAGCGTTCTGTCCACACGGTGGAGGCACCTCTGGCGCTCGGTGCCGTGCCTCGACATCGACTTTGATGAGTTCAGCAACACGGCGCCCGCTTCTGACGTCTTCGATAGCAACGAGAGCGACGATGATACCTCTGATTCCGACAGTGATAACTGGCACAACCACAAGGACTGGGAGCACGTCACCAAGTACAAGGACTGGGAGGATTTTGAGGATTTTGCCGTGACCCTGATGCGCAGCTGTAACATTGCACAGTTGGATTCATTCCGGCTGCATGTTGTCCAAAGCCGAGCACCGGAGTTTGGCAATAGAGTGGCAGCAGGATGGCTCCGTCGTGCCATGAAATACTGCACGCCAGATCGTGCCAGTTATCAGGGATTGAGCTCCGGTTCCTGGCGACTCAAAAGGCTGCATCTCTGCCATGTACTTCTTGATAATAATTTTCTGAAGCGTGTTAGTTCAGTGTGCTCCTCTTTGGAGGATTTGGAGCTGGACGATTGCAGTTGTCAAATTCAGTCAATCACCTCCCACTCGCTGAAGACCCTGGTTCTGAAAAAATGTCGATGGCGCAATCTTTCTGAGATTATATCGCCCACACTGAAGACATTGGTTATTGATGGCGGCTCAAATACTGATGCCTGTGTGCTTGTTATCTTGGCCCCTGCTCTTGCATATCTGCATCTGGCTATGCATATTGCCCTCTTTTGTGGTGGTGTTTCATTAAACGTGGTGCCATCCGTTGCCAAGGCATTGATTCATCTATGGGGTCACAGACATCGTTCTGTCAGAAGTAAAATTGGTGGCGATCAATTCAAGCTTCTCTGTTGCATATCTAATTCGACAAATTTAGAATTGTCGGGTGTTGGGACAACA GTGCTCGGTAAGGGACCCAGATTCCAAGAATTCAAGAACCTGAGGAACTTATTGCTGGACAAAACTGATCTTAGTGATGACTTCAAGACATTGGTGTTCTTTCTTCAGAGTTCTCCTATTCTTGAGAAACTCACTTTGCGTCACTGCTTG TTCCCAGAATATTCTAACAAAAAAAAGGGAACGCCCATACTCAACAAGACCTCATCTTCTGAGCTCCATGGACTGGATTTGCTGTGCGAGAACCTCAAGGTTGAAATCATATATGGCTATGGCTATGGACCCCACCTTATCAGGCTTCTGCGGCGTGTTTCAGTGAATCTGTCGAAGAACAACATTAAACTCACCAAAGTTAattag
- the LOC136482575 gene encoding MEIOTIC F-BOX protein MOF-like, with the protein MELGDAFRKPARASGVVGGSSAGGPDRLSSLPNCLLHTIMSSLKARQAVQTCVLSTRWRHLWRSVPCLDIDFDEFNKAPPSDDSSSSDDGTSDSDSDLWNDDPDDDDDDDDNIHNDWEHFTKYKDWEDFAVTLIRRCNIAQLDSFRLHTDGSRAPEFGNRVAGGWLRRAMKYCTPDRANQQGLSSGSWRLKRLHLCHVLLDDRFVKCVSSVCRSLEDLELDNCSCAIQSITSQSLKTLVLKRCGWHNLSEIISPTLKTLVIDGGSNIGACVLVILAPSVVYLHLAMRVDYFSGGVSLNEVPSIAKALIHLWYHKYVYARSKLASDQFKLLCSISNSTNLELSDVGTTVLGKEPKFQEFKNLRSLLLDRCDLSDDFKTLVFFLRSSPILEKLTLRCCEFPKYSNKKKGTPILNKTSSSELRGLDFLCENLKVEIIYNHGYGPHLMQLLLCISVNLSKNNVKLTKVN; encoded by the exons ATGGAGCTTGGGGATGCCTTCAGGAAGCCCGCCCGCGCAAGTGGTGTCGTCGGCGGATCCTCGGCCGGCGGCCCGGACCGGCTGAGCTCTCTGCCGAACTGCCTCCTCCATACCATCATGTCCTCCTTGAAAGCTCGGCAGGCGGTCCAGACATGCGTGCTGTCGACACGGTGGAGGCACCTCTGGCGCTCAGTGCCCTGCCTCGACATCGACTTTGATGAGTTTAACAAGGCGCCCCCTTCTGACGACAGCTCTAGCTCCGACGATGGTACCTCTGATTCCGACAGTGACCTTTGGAATGATGatcctgacgacgacgacgacgatgatgacaacATCCACAACGACTGGGAGCACTTCACCAAGTACAAGGACTGGGAGGATTTTGCCGTGACACTGATACGCCGCTGTAACATTGCACAGTTGGATTCATTCCGGCTGCATACTGATGGAAGCAGAGCACCGGAGTTTGGCAATAGAGTGGCAGGAGGATGGCTCCGTCGCGCCATGAAATACTGCACTCCTGATCGTGCCAATCAGCAGGGATTGAGCTCTGGTTCTTGGCGCCTCAAAAGGCTACATCTCTGCCATGTACTTCTTGATGACCGTTTTGTGAAGTGTGTTAGTTCAGTGTGCCGCTCTTTGGAGGATTTGGAGCTGGACAATTGCAGTTGTGCAATTCAGTCAATCACCTCCCAATCGCTGAAGACCCTGGTTCTGAAAAGATGTGGATGGCACAATCTTTCTGAGATTATATCGCCCACACTGAAGACATTGGTTATTGATGGTGGCTCAAATATAGGTGCCTGTGTGCTAGTTATCTTGGCCCCCTCTGTGGTGTATCTACATTTGGCTATGCGTGTTGACTACTTTAGTGGTGGTGTTTCATTAAACGAGGTGCCATCCATTGCCAAGGCTTTGATTCATCTATGGTATCACAAATATGTTTATGCCAGAAGTAAACTTGCTAGCGATCAATTCAAGCTTCTCTGTAGCATATCTAATTCGACAAATTTAGAATTGTCGGATGTTGGGACAACA GTGCTTGGTAAGGAACCCAAATTCCAAGAATTCAAGAACCTGAGGAGCTTATTGCTGGACAGATGTGATCTCAGTGATGACTTCAAGACATTGGTATTCTTTCTTCGGAGTTCTCCTATTCTTGAGAAGCTCACTTTACGGTGCTGCGAG TTCCCAAAATATTCTAACAAAAAGAAAGGAACACCCATACTCAACAAGACCTCATCTTCTGAGCTTCGTGGACTGGATTTTCTGTGTGAGAACCTCAAGGTTGAAATCATATATAATCATGGCTATGGACCCCACCTTATGCAGCTTCTGCTGTGCATCTCAGTGAATTTGTCGAAGAACAACGTTAAACTCACCAAAGTTAATTAG